A DNA window from Methylocystis heyeri contains the following coding sequences:
- a CDS encoding Hsp20/alpha crystallin family protein: MADKESNVPVKSGSGAPSLYSDFFDWHPFGSLRRQINNLFNEFTPAGKTELEPFERFFAQGSTMPAVDVVEKDKEFAITAELPGLDEKNVEVKLANGCLVISGEKKDEREEKEKGYYFSERRYGSFRRAFRIPEGVDADKIEAAFDKGVLTVKLPKTDEAQKAEKKIDIKAK; encoded by the coding sequence ATGGCGGATAAGGAAAGCAACGTGCCCGTCAAGTCGGGTTCTGGAGCGCCCTCGCTCTATTCCGATTTTTTCGACTGGCATCCCTTTGGCTCCTTGAGGCGGCAGATCAATAATCTTTTCAACGAATTCACTCCTGCCGGAAAGACCGAGCTCGAGCCCTTCGAGCGTTTCTTCGCGCAAGGGTCGACCATGCCTGCGGTCGATGTCGTTGAAAAAGACAAGGAATTCGCAATCACCGCGGAACTGCCGGGACTCGACGAGAAAAACGTCGAGGTGAAACTCGCCAACGGCTGCCTCGTCATAAGCGGGGAGAAAAAAGACGAGCGGGAGGAAAAAGAGAAGGGCTATTACTTCTCGGAGCGGCGCTACGGCTCGTTCCGGCGCGCTTTCAGAATTCCCGAAGGCGTCGACGCCGACAAGATCGAGGCCGCGTTCGACAAGGGCGTTCTGACCGTAAAGCTGCCGAAGACGGACGAAGCGCAGAAAGCCGAAAAGAAAATCGACATCAAAGCGAAATAG
- the ppsA gene encoding phosphoenolpyruvate synthase has translation MSTALSSARGDAERAPASSYVRFFSQIGIGDVPLVGGKNASLGEMYRELTAAGILVPNGFAITAEAYRYTLDRANAWPDLREALEDLDVSDVVDLARRAARAREIIYAAELPSDLKEDIREGLTRLTAEYGADLTVAIRSSATAEDLPSASFAGQHESYLNIRGEVGVLEAVRRCFASLFTDRAIRYRIDNGFDHFKVFNSVGVMKMVRSDLAASGVIFTIDTETGFEDVVFVTGALGLGENVVQGAVDPDEFYVFKPACRIGKGTVLKRSLGAKKIKMIFSNSGRATTRNVPTDAKEAERFCISDAEVVALAGQAIKIEAHYSAKAGVARPMDIEWAKDGVDGRLYIVQARPETVASRRDRNVVEDYIIEKRGAKIVEGRAVGTSLATGKARVIAHLSELSQFVPGEILVADSTSPDWGTVMKSAAAIVTNRGGRTCHAAIVARELGIPAIVGADSATRAIRTGQTISVCCAEGDVGGVYDGKISFRIEKTNLSSLPRPKTHIMMNVGNPDVAFSLAALPNDGVGLARMEFIIAESIKAHPMALIHPEKIADPKERAQIARLTRNHASPSDFFIERLSEGVATIAAAFFPKPVIVRMSDFKTNEYASLLGGRAFETSEANPMIGFRGASRYAHPAYAEGFALECAAMKRAREEMGFNNIRLMIPFCRRVEEAERVVEHMRSLGLERGKNGLELYMMCEIPNNVMLIDEFSRYFDGFSIGSNDLTQLTLGVDRDSEIVAFDFDERDEGVKKMIRLAIEGAKRNNRHTGICGQAPSDYPEMAEFLVRLGIDSISLNPDTVIRTTTKVLELEKSLGRGAGK, from the coding sequence ATGAGCACGGCATTATCGAGCGCGCGGGGCGACGCGGAGCGCGCTCCAGCTTCTTCCTATGTTCGGTTTTTTTCGCAAATAGGCATCGGCGACGTGCCTTTGGTCGGCGGCAAGAACGCCTCTCTCGGCGAGATGTATCGCGAATTGACCGCCGCCGGCATCCTTGTGCCGAACGGCTTCGCCATTACGGCGGAAGCCTATCGATATACGCTCGATCGCGCGAACGCATGGCCCGACTTGCGGGAGGCGCTCGAAGACCTCGACGTCTCCGACGTCGTGGACCTCGCGCGCAGGGCGGCGCGGGCGCGGGAAATCATCTATGCGGCGGAACTGCCTTCCGATCTGAAGGAAGATATCCGCGAAGGTCTGACGCGCCTCACCGCCGAATATGGAGCCGACCTCACGGTCGCGATCCGCTCCTCGGCGACCGCCGAGGATCTGCCCAGCGCGAGCTTCGCCGGCCAGCACGAGAGCTATCTCAACATACGCGGCGAAGTCGGCGTTCTGGAGGCGGTGCGGCGCTGCTTCGCCAGCCTTTTCACCGATCGGGCGATCCGCTATCGAATCGACAATGGTTTCGATCACTTCAAGGTGTTCAACTCGGTCGGCGTCATGAAGATGGTGCGATCGGATCTCGCGGCCTCGGGCGTCATCTTCACCATCGACACCGAGACGGGTTTCGAGGACGTCGTATTCGTCACCGGCGCTCTCGGCCTCGGCGAAAATGTCGTTCAGGGCGCCGTGGACCCGGACGAGTTTTACGTATTCAAGCCCGCTTGCCGCATCGGAAAAGGCACTGTGCTGAAGCGTTCGCTCGGCGCCAAGAAGATCAAAATGATCTTCTCGAACAGCGGGCGCGCCACGACGCGCAATGTGCCGACCGACGCCAAGGAAGCGGAAAGATTCTGCATCTCGGACGCCGAAGTCGTCGCCTTGGCGGGGCAGGCGATAAAGATCGAGGCGCATTACAGCGCGAAGGCGGGCGTCGCCCGACCCATGGACATCGAATGGGCCAAAGACGGCGTCGATGGACGGCTTTATATCGTGCAGGCGCGACCCGAAACGGTCGCCTCGCGCCGTGACCGCAACGTCGTCGAGGATTACATCATCGAGAAGCGCGGCGCCAAAATCGTCGAGGGCCGCGCCGTCGGAACCTCCCTAGCAACCGGCAAAGCCCGCGTCATCGCGCATTTGAGCGAATTGTCGCAGTTTGTGCCGGGGGAAATCCTGGTCGCGGATTCGACCTCGCCGGATTGGGGAACGGTCATGAAATCGGCGGCCGCCATCGTGACCAATCGGGGCGGGCGGACCTGCCACGCCGCCATTGTGGCGCGGGAACTCGGGATACCGGCGATCGTGGGGGCCGATTCCGCCACGAGGGCGATAAGGACGGGGCAGACGATCTCGGTTTGCTGCGCCGAAGGCGACGTCGGCGGGGTCTATGACGGCAAGATCAGCTTCCGCATCGAGAAGACCAATCTTTCGAGCCTCCCGAGGCCGAAGACCCACATCATGATGAATGTCGGCAACCCCGATGTCGCTTTTTCGCTCGCGGCGCTGCCCAACGACGGCGTGGGCCTCGCGCGCATGGAGTTCATCATAGCAGAATCCATCAAGGCCCATCCGATGGCCCTGATTCACCCGGAGAAAATCGCAGACCCGAAGGAGCGCGCGCAGATCGCCAGACTGACCCGCAACCATGCGAGCCCTTCGGATTTCTTCATCGAGCGCCTGTCCGAAGGCGTCGCCACGATCGCCGCAGCTTTCTTTCCCAAGCCGGTCATCGTCCGGATGTCGGATTTCAAGACCAATGAATACGCCTCGCTGCTCGGCGGCCGCGCCTTCGAGACCAGCGAAGCCAATCCGATGATCGGTTTTCGTGGCGCTTCGCGATACGCCCATCCGGCCTATGCCGAGGGTTTCGCGCTGGAGTGCGCGGCCATGAAGCGTGCGCGCGAGGAGATGGGTTTTAACAATATCCGCCTGATGATCCCCTTCTGTCGAAGAGTGGAGGAGGCCGAAAGGGTGGTCGAGCACATGCGCAGCCTGGGGCTGGAGCGGGGCAAGAACGGCCTCGAACTCTATATGATGTGCGAGATTCCGAACAACGTCATGCTGATCGACGAATTCTCCCGATATTTCGATGGCTTCTCGATCGGCTCCAACGATCTCACCCAGCTCACGCTCGGCGTCGATCGCGACTCCGAAATCGTCGCTTTCGATTTCGACGAGCGTGACGAAGGCGTGAAGAAAATGATCAGGCTCGCGATCGAGGGCGCAAAGCG